A region of Vibrio tubiashii ATCC 19109 DNA encodes the following proteins:
- a CDS encoding cobyric acid synthase, giving the protein MQSTLKALMVQGTTSDAGKSVLVAGLCRVLARRNIKVAPFKPQNMALNSAVTPDGGEIGRAQAVQALASNIEPSVHMNPVLLKPNTDMGAQVIFQGKATTTVDAIGYQSYKKVALPVVMESFSILQSQYESVLIEGAGSPAEINLRANDIANMGFAEEADVPVIIVADIDRGGVFAHLYGTLALLSESEQARVKGFVINRFRGDISLLQPGLDWLEEKTGKPVIGVLPYLHGFDLEAEDAINAQQVSSENSKLNVVVPVFPRISNHTDFDTLRLNPDINLRYVGKGERLSDADLIILPGSKSVRNDLDYLRSQGWDKDINRHLRLGGKVMGICGGYQMLGSMIHDPLGIESDPGSSQGLGHLCVETELKQSKTLTNVSGTMTLEGNDIAVSGYEIHAGVSHVSTNHLIELENKQFDGTISDCNQVLGTYLHGIFDNADAVSAICKWVGVENVAKIDHQLNQQKAIDRIADAIEQHLDLKKLWPEL; this is encoded by the coding sequence AGTGTTCTAGTGGCAGGTTTATGCCGCGTATTGGCTCGAAGAAATATTAAAGTCGCCCCCTTTAAGCCGCAGAATATGGCGCTCAATAGTGCCGTCACCCCAGATGGGGGAGAGATAGGCCGAGCGCAAGCTGTTCAAGCGCTCGCGTCTAACATTGAACCTAGCGTTCATATGAATCCGGTTTTGCTTAAACCAAATACGGACATGGGTGCTCAGGTCATTTTTCAGGGGAAGGCAACGACGACAGTTGATGCAATTGGCTACCAGAGTTACAAAAAAGTGGCCTTGCCAGTGGTGATGGAGTCTTTTTCTATCCTTCAGTCACAATACGAATCCGTGTTAATCGAAGGTGCGGGTAGTCCCGCAGAAATCAATCTAAGAGCTAACGATATAGCAAACATGGGATTTGCCGAAGAGGCCGACGTTCCTGTCATCATTGTTGCCGATATTGATCGCGGCGGTGTATTTGCCCATCTTTACGGGACATTAGCGCTACTATCTGAAAGCGAACAAGCGCGAGTGAAAGGCTTTGTCATTAACCGCTTCCGCGGCGATATTTCCCTTTTGCAGCCAGGACTCGATTGGTTAGAGGAGAAAACAGGTAAGCCTGTCATTGGGGTATTGCCTTACTTACACGGTTTCGATCTAGAGGCTGAAGACGCGATCAATGCCCAGCAAGTGAGCAGCGAAAACAGCAAGCTAAATGTTGTCGTTCCTGTATTTCCACGCATTAGTAATCACACAGATTTTGATACGCTCAGACTTAACCCAGATATTAACCTTAGGTACGTTGGTAAAGGAGAACGCTTATCTGATGCGGACTTAATCATACTGCCTGGTTCAAAATCAGTCAGAAATGATCTCGATTATTTACGCAGCCAAGGGTGGGATAAAGATATTAATAGGCACCTTAGGTTAGGCGGAAAAGTCATGGGTATTTGCGGTGGATATCAGATGCTTGGTTCGATGATTCATGATCCTCTCGGTATTGAAAGTGATCCGGGATCTAGTCAAGGACTAGGGCACCTCTGCGTAGAGACCGAACTTAAGCAAAGCAAAACGCTAACCAATGTGAGTGGCACGATGACATTAGAGGGTAATGATATTGCCGTCAGTGGATATGAGATTCATGCTGGAGTCAGTCATGTATCAACGAATCATCTGATTGAACTGGAAAATAAACAGTTCGATGGCACGATTAGTGATTGCAATCAAGTGCTCGGTACCTACCTACATGGTATCTTTGATAATGCTGACGCTGTATCCGCCATTTGCAAGTGGGTGGGTGTTGAAAACGTTGCGAAGATAGATCACCAACTAAACCAACAAAAAGCCATTGATAGGATTGCCGACGCCATAGAGCAGCATCTTGATCTTAAAAAGCTATGGCCTGAATTATAA
- the modA gene encoding molybdate ABC transporter substrate-binding protein yields MTSLKHSLFAFIACASFSAHSESLRIYAASSMTNVVNDLVEQYEESNDTSVTTVFGGSASLARQLAQGAPADIYISANHKWMEYLVEQSIVNGDGVTNIAVNSLVAIAPKGHLLNLDVDSEESWISALAGYRLAIGQTNAVPAGMYAKLALVNLGVWDEVKTHLAPTNNVRIALTLVERGESPLGIVYKTDALLSDKVKVVATLPSSAHANIVYPMAPLNEKIETQRFVKFIHSQQAQSVFKQYGFTEVVE; encoded by the coding sequence ATGACCAGTTTAAAACATTCTCTTTTTGCTTTTATTGCATGTGCGAGCTTTAGTGCTCATTCTGAGTCGCTACGCATTTACGCGGCTTCATCTATGACCAACGTGGTCAATGATCTTGTCGAGCAATATGAAGAGTCGAATGATACCTCTGTAACAACCGTGTTTGGTGGAAGCGCTTCGTTGGCGCGTCAATTGGCGCAAGGTGCTCCTGCGGATATCTATATATCAGCGAACCACAAGTGGATGGAATACTTAGTTGAGCAGAGTATCGTTAATGGTGACGGCGTCACAAATATTGCAGTGAATAGTTTAGTTGCTATTGCTCCGAAAGGTCATCTTCTTAACTTAGATGTAGATTCAGAGGAGTCGTGGATATCCGCATTAGCGGGATATCGTCTCGCGATTGGACAAACTAATGCCGTACCAGCGGGTATGTATGCAAAACTGGCACTAGTTAACTTAGGTGTTTGGGATGAGGTGAAAACGCATCTCGCACCAACAAACAACGTTCGTATTGCGCTGACGTTAGTCGAAAGAGGTGAGTCTCCTCTCGGCATAGTCTATAAAACGGATGCGTTACTAAGTGATAAGGTTAAGGTAGTGGCGACATTACCTAGCAGTGCACATGCAAACATAGTCTATCCGATGGCGCCGCTTAATGAGAAGATAGAGACACAGCGCTTTGTTAAGTTTATCCACAGTCAGCAAGCTCAAAGTGTGTTTAAACAGTATGGTTTTACTGAGGTAGTGGAATAG
- the modB gene encoding molybdate ABC transporter permease subunit, translated as MLTDYEYQALLLSLKVALFAIVWLIPIGVGLAWLLARKQFFGKSLLDSVIHLPLVLPPVVIGYLLLISMGRQGFVGNWLYEHFGLVFSFSWKGAVLACIVVALPLMVRSIRLSLENVDGRLEQAAATLGACPIKIFFTITLPLTIPGIITGTMLSFARSLGEFGATISFVSNIPGETQTIPLAMYTFIETPGSEAEAMRLCLISIAIALASMLISEWLSRVSARRLGASQ; from the coding sequence TTGTTAACGGATTACGAGTATCAGGCATTATTGTTAAGTTTAAAGGTGGCGTTGTTTGCCATTGTTTGGCTGATTCCTATAGGGGTTGGTCTCGCATGGCTATTAGCGAGAAAACAGTTTTTCGGTAAAAGCTTATTGGATTCAGTGATTCATCTCCCTTTGGTTTTACCCCCTGTGGTGATTGGTTATCTGCTGCTTATCTCTATGGGTAGGCAAGGCTTTGTTGGCAACTGGTTATATGAGCATTTTGGGTTAGTGTTTTCTTTCAGTTGGAAAGGGGCGGTTTTGGCCTGCATTGTGGTCGCACTTCCATTAATGGTTCGCTCAATAAGGCTTAGTTTAGAGAATGTTGATGGTCGCTTAGAGCAGGCGGCGGCAACGTTAGGCGCTTGTCCCATTAAGATCTTCTTCACTATTACGTTGCCGCTAACGATCCCAGGGATCATCACCGGCACTATGCTTTCCTTTGCGCGAAGCTTAGGTGAGTTTGGGGCGACAATCAGCTTTGTCTCAAATATTCCTGGTGAAACTCAAACTATCCCGCTGGCAATGTACACCTTTATTGAAACGCCAGGCTCTGAAGCAGAAGCAATGAGGCTGTGTCTTATTTCGATTGCGATAGCACTTGCGTCGATGCTGATCTCAGAATGGTTATCTAGGGTGAGTGCTCGTCGATTGGGAGCAAGCCAATGA
- the modC gene encoding molybdenum ABC transporter ATP-binding protein ModC translates to MKGITARYKQQLGDVKFDIDLTLPEKGITAVFGRSGAGKTSLINVVAGLKQPDNGLITIGNKTLFNSELQIDVPVHLRNVGYVFQDARLFPHFKVERNLKYGVSVSDNSHFEQIVQLLALEPLLKRYPHQLSGGEKQRVAIGRALLSKPDILLMDEPLASLDLPRKREVMPFLEQLSQNVEIPIIYVSHSLNEVLRLASHLVVIDEGKVAVSGPIEDVWSSRAMKPWQSFSEQSSLFEARVVEHNNQYALSKVELAPDVALWVQKIDGEIDSPVRLQVRANDVSIMLDEPQRTSIRNVLKGKVSKIETHSNSQDRISVSVQIELSKGCHLVATITAWARDELELEQGMDVYVQVKGVSVTQRDVVVSN, encoded by the coding sequence ATGAAGGGAATAACTGCACGCTATAAACAGCAGCTAGGCGATGTTAAGTTCGACATAGACCTGACATTACCAGAAAAAGGGATTACTGCTGTTTTTGGTCGCTCTGGTGCTGGAAAAACGTCACTGATTAACGTTGTCGCAGGGTTAAAACAGCCTGACAATGGCTTGATTACTATCGGCAACAAAACACTCTTTAATTCAGAGCTTCAAATCGATGTTCCCGTGCATCTGCGTAATGTTGGTTATGTGTTTCAGGATGCGCGTCTATTCCCTCATTTTAAGGTAGAGCGAAACCTTAAGTACGGGGTATCCGTCTCTGATAATTCCCACTTTGAGCAGATTGTTCAGTTGCTGGCGCTAGAACCTTTACTAAAGCGCTATCCCCATCAGCTTTCTGGCGGTGAAAAGCAGCGTGTGGCGATTGGTCGTGCCTTATTGTCTAAGCCAGATATCTTGTTGATGGATGAGCCTCTTGCGTCACTCGATTTACCGAGAAAGCGAGAAGTGATGCCATTCTTAGAACAGTTATCGCAAAACGTTGAGATCCCAATAATCTATGTTTCCCACAGCTTAAATGAAGTGCTACGCCTTGCAAGCCACTTAGTTGTGATTGATGAGGGTAAAGTTGCGGTATCTGGGCCAATTGAAGATGTTTGGTCTTCACGAGCTATGAAGCCTTGGCAATCTTTCTCTGAACAAAGCTCATTGTTTGAAGCTAGAGTAGTGGAGCACAACAATCAATATGCTTTATCTAAGGTTGAACTTGCGCCCGACGTTGCTCTGTGGGTGCAAAAGATCGACGGTGAAATTGATTCCCCAGTAAGGTTGCAAGTAAGAGCCAATGACGTGTCTATAATGCTTGATGAGCCTCAGCGGACTTCCATTCGAAACGTCTTAAAAGGCAAGGTGTCGAAGATAGAAACTCATTCGAATAGCCAAGATAGAATCAGTGTGTCGGTGCAAATCGAATTATCTAAAGGCTGCCACTTAGTCGCAACCATTACCGCTTGGGCTAGGGATGAATTAGAACTTGAACAAGGGATGGACGTTTACGTTCAAGTTAAAGGCGTCAGTGTCACTCAGCGCGATGTCGTTGTATCGAATTAA
- a CDS encoding DUF3069 domain-containing protein, with amino-acid sequence MSDVNQTEQPKVDLAEVSAELRQVIEFDEVPEAMHLMVTSIHEVSEEAVRESWNELPSSAQNVLDNFEQFHALVSVSQAFAGLNVMEEFPTLNLPKDMTEEQKEEYRAELLDQVLHNCVKDMVKQIKKARRDPILKRDFTDVFAK; translated from the coding sequence ATGTCTGACGTTAATCAAACAGAACAGCCAAAAGTAGATCTTGCAGAAGTATCTGCTGAATTGCGCCAAGTAATTGAATTTGATGAAGTTCCAGAAGCAATGCACCTAATGGTAACGTCAATCCATGAAGTTTCTGAAGAAGCCGTTCGTGAATCGTGGAATGAACTGCCAAGCAGTGCGCAAAATGTTCTAGATAATTTTGAACAATTTCACGCTTTAGTATCAGTGAGCCAAGCTTTTGCTGGTTTGAATGTCATGGAAGAGTTTCCTACGTTAAACCTTCCAAAAGACATGACTGAAGAGCAAAAAGAAGAATACCGCGCTGAGTTACTTGACCAAGTACTGCACAACTGTGTTAAAGACATGGTTAAGCAGATCAAAAAAGCGCGCCGTGACCCAATTCTAAAACGCGATTTCACAGACGTGTTCGCAAAATAA
- a CDS encoding GGDEF domain-containing response regulator, with protein MNILLVDDVQMERIQLAIRLKQLGHAVEMASSGHEALEMYPKFEPDLVLLDISMPEMNGFEVSAKIRELYPDWVPIIFLSSHDEPTMIASAIDAGGDDYLIKPVDKIVLNSKLIAMQRIAFMRRELKQKSAALAKANEELAQLAQEDGLTKVKNRRYIDEKLTEMISLHGRHQLPLSIILLDVDRFKLYNDNYGHIEGDRCLIEIASTLSKLFTRSGEVVGRYGGEEFVVLLGYTDDEKATKNAERIKSSIEAANLKHEYSDVAPVVTVSQGVYQLIPSGRETIEQLYELVDKRLYQAKVNGRNQYVAGDV; from the coding sequence ATGAACATCCTGCTGGTTGACGACGTTCAAATGGAGCGTATACAACTAGCGATAAGGTTAAAACAACTAGGTCACGCGGTTGAAATGGCTAGCTCAGGTCACGAGGCTTTGGAAATGTACCCTAAGTTCGAACCTGATCTTGTTTTGCTTGATATTTCCATGCCTGAAATGAATGGATTTGAAGTCTCAGCGAAAATCCGAGAGCTCTATCCTGATTGGGTTCCTATTATCTTTTTAAGTAGTCACGACGAACCGACGATGATTGCAAGTGCGATCGATGCGGGTGGCGATGACTACCTAATAAAGCCTGTTGACAAGATTGTACTCAACTCAAAACTTATCGCGATGCAGCGTATCGCCTTTATGCGTCGTGAACTTAAGCAAAAGTCTGCTGCTTTAGCGAAAGCAAATGAAGAGTTAGCACAGTTAGCACAAGAAGACGGATTAACGAAAGTCAAAAACAGACGTTATATCGATGAGAAGCTCACAGAGATGATATCATTGCATGGGCGTCACCAGCTTCCTCTAAGTATCATTTTACTTGATGTCGATCGATTCAAACTATACAACGACAATTATGGTCACATTGAAGGTGATCGATGTTTAATAGAAATCGCTTCTACATTATCCAAGTTGTTTACGAGAAGCGGGGAAGTCGTAGGTCGTTATGGCGGTGAGGAGTTTGTTGTGTTACTCGGCTATACCGATGATGAAAAAGCGACGAAAAACGCCGAGCGAATTAAATCGTCTATAGAGGCTGCAAACTTGAAGCATGAATATAGCGATGTCGCGCCAGTCGTGACGGTGTCACAAGGTGTATACCAACTTATCCCAAGTGGACGCGAAACTATAGAGCAACTCTATGAACTCGTAGATAAGCGTTTGTATCAAGCTAAAGTCAACGGTAGAAACCAGTACGTTGCGGGTGACGTTTAA
- a CDS encoding GGDEF domain-containing protein, which translates to MSFSVVTTNWFRLSLPLMLLTFIAFGMNNVINLTYSNLGIVSKLPFVLFAITIVLADAFKQSRIAMVASALVVSYWVIQERLQSPLSSGTTILELSLLAALLPIALIFVYSYKDSSLFTRTFGLYLFKLAMLLLWSYLILTYFYEGGFENINETFLFVLPQVSRLPFILVVFLTAMVLIFAICVLNRNSIIDVVLYSATLLSAATFVFFDVTYISSTLFSLAGVLLLVYLLSASYELAFMDTLTEIPGRLALESDLKHLGRKYTIAMLDIDHFKSFNDTYGHDTGDDVLKLVATKLQQVGGRARVYRYGGEEFTVLFKGKLAEDTRDHLELLRASIENYNMVLRNQDARPKDDKLGSKSRGAKKKQEYVNVTISIGVADSLDSNKVSEVMKAADNALYKAKKAGRNRVCIN; encoded by the coding sequence ATGTCGTTTTCTGTAGTCACTACAAACTGGTTCCGTCTTTCACTACCTTTGATGTTGCTGACGTTTATTGCATTTGGGATGAACAATGTAATCAACCTCACTTATTCAAACCTAGGTATCGTGTCAAAGCTTCCATTTGTACTCTTCGCTATAACTATAGTGCTAGCTGACGCATTTAAACAAAGTCGAATAGCTATGGTCGCTTCTGCGCTAGTTGTCTCCTATTGGGTCATACAAGAAAGGCTACAATCTCCCCTCTCATCAGGGACAACCATCCTTGAGTTATCATTGCTCGCAGCGCTGCTTCCTATCGCTTTAATTTTTGTTTACAGCTACAAAGATTCTTCGCTGTTTACTCGCACGTTCGGCTTGTACTTGTTTAAGCTCGCCATGCTGCTGTTATGGTCGTATCTGATCTTGACCTACTTCTATGAAGGCGGATTTGAAAACATTAACGAAACGTTTTTGTTTGTTTTGCCTCAGGTATCAAGACTGCCCTTTATTCTGGTTGTTTTTCTCACCGCCATGGTGTTGATATTCGCTATTTGCGTCTTGAACAGAAATAGCATCATTGATGTTGTGCTCTACTCCGCAACGCTGTTATCAGCCGCAACGTTTGTGTTTTTTGATGTCACCTACATCTCTAGCACTCTATTTTCTTTAGCAGGTGTGCTGTTGCTCGTCTACCTGCTCTCTGCTAGCTATGAGCTCGCCTTCATGGATACGCTAACTGAGATACCAGGACGACTTGCGCTTGAGTCAGATCTAAAACATCTCGGACGAAAATACACCATTGCCATGTTGGATATCGATCACTTTAAATCATTCAACGATACTTATGGGCATGACACAGGGGATGACGTCTTAAAGCTTGTTGCGACCAAACTTCAACAGGTCGGTGGTCGAGCGAGGGTATACCGCTATGGTGGTGAAGAGTTCACTGTGCTGTTCAAAGGAAAATTAGCTGAAGACACACGTGATCATTTAGAACTACTCAGAGCATCGATCGAAAATTACAACATGGTTTTGAGAAATCAAGATGCGCGGCCAAAAGACGATAAACTGGGCTCTAAAAGCCGTGGAGCTAAGAAAAAGCAAGAATATGTTAACGTCACAATTAGTATTGGCGTTGCAGACAGCTTAGATTCGAATAAAGTCTCTGAAGTTATGAAAGCTGCCGACAACGCATTATACAAGGCGAAAAAAGCAGGTAGAAACCGAGTCTGTATTAATTAA
- a CDS encoding late competence development ComFB family protein has protein sequence MQISVDVHNYMETLVGQELAKSEYVDNFDHEQLADLACLALSQLRPVYIRYDIDFLSALPEERLVTLKHYASTAIEAAVSMIVDDRRKNRKDEVLVVFSKQQMFDDDIELEWFEKPILKKN, from the coding sequence ATGCAGATAAGTGTGGACGTACATAACTATATGGAGACATTAGTCGGTCAAGAGCTTGCGAAATCCGAGTATGTTGATAATTTTGACCATGAGCAACTTGCTGATCTTGCCTGTTTAGCTTTGTCTCAATTGCGACCTGTGTATATTCGCTATGATATAGACTTTCTATCAGCGTTACCGGAAGAGAGACTGGTTACTTTGAAACACTATGCGTCGACGGCAATAGAGGCCGCGGTGAGTATGATTGTTGACGACCGTAGAAAAAACAGGAAAGATGAAGTTCTTGTCGTGTTTAGCAAACAGCAGATGTTTGATGACGACATTGAACTAGAGTGGTTTGAAAAACCAATCCTCAAGAAAAACTAA